A DNA window from Penaeus vannamei isolate JL-2024 chromosome 5, ASM4276789v1, whole genome shotgun sequence contains the following coding sequences:
- the LOC113818075 gene encoding histidine protein methyltransferase 1 homolog, which yields MFRFNFNVETEDQSEPMAEEPLDNPSAEKAHSEALRDWLPAQCHEVTQEHLNFLTEGCVVEEVTIGETEIKYISMISALEKMQQTEVSTNIVPAFQDHTDLVPAVYEGGLKIWECTWDILDHLSSMKMNMNGCRVLELGCGAALPGLYAALQGAHVSLQDYNEEVIQYITIPNAVLNLADSSSLVIDEEGTIDCKLSDSSVKQVAERVSFFSGDWSGLESKLLMQNPHENSEEKLMKNVNNDELKFDVILTSETIYNTDCYEKLLHVMTSCLKRTGIIILAAKSHYFGVGGGTQQFINFVNKHNQLDVKSFVANSQGLKREILEMRFKNK from the exons ATGTTTAGATTCAACTTCAATGTAGAAACGGAAGACCAGTCAG AACCCATGGCAGAGGAGCCCCTAGATAATCCATCAGCGGAAAAGGCGCACTCGGAAGCACTCAGAGACTGGCTGCCTGCTCAGTGCCATGAGGTCACCCAAGAACATCTTAATTTTCTCACAGAGGGTTGTGTCGTGGAGGAAGTCACAATCGGAGAAACTGAG ATCAAGTACATTAGCATGATCTCGGCTTTAGAGAAGATGCAACAGACTGAGGTGTCAACTAATATTGTTCCTGCCTTTCAAGATCACACTGACCTTGTTCCAGCTGTATATGAAG GAGGCTTGAAGATTTGGGAATGCACTTGGGACATCTTGGACCACTTATCGtcaatgaaaatgaacatgaatGGCTGCAG GGTTCTGGAGTTGGGTTGTGGAGCAGCACTGCCTGGACTGTATGCTGCACTTCAAGGAGCACACGTTAGCCTTCAGGACTAT aATGAAGAGGTCATTCAGTATATTACCATACCTAATGCTGTGTTAAATTTGGCTGATTCCTCGTCTTTAGTCATTGACGAAGAAGGAACAATTGACTGCAAATTATCTGATTCGTCTGTAAAGCAAGTGGCTGAACGTGTTTCATTCTTCTCTGGAGATTGGAGTGGTCTTGAAAGCAAACTTTTGATGCAAAATCCCCATGAAAATTCAGAAGAGAAActaatgaaaaatgtaaacaatgacGAGCTAAAATTTGATGTGATTTTAACTTCAGAAACAATATATAATACAGACTGCTATGAGAAACTGCTACATGTGATGACCAGTTGTCTCAAGAGAACTGGGATAAT CATTCTGGCAGCAAAGTCCCATTACtttggagttggaggaggaacgCAACAGTTCATCAACTTTGTGAATAAACATAATCAACTGGATGTTAAATCATTTGTTGCAAACAGTCAAG GTTTGAAGCGAGAAATCCTAGAAATGAgattcaaaaataaataa